The Theropithecus gelada isolate Dixy chromosome 11, Tgel_1.0, whole genome shotgun sequence genome includes a region encoding these proteins:
- the LOC112635274 gene encoding histone H2A.J: MSGRGKQGGKVRAKAKSRSSRAGLQFPVGRVHRLLRKGNYAERVGAGAPVYLAAVLEYLTAEILELAGNAARDNKKTRIIPRHLQLAIRNDEELNKLLGKVTIAQGGVLPNIQAVLLPKKTEICGHSGPSSGKRTSDRAGLGAGSVSGHIFQKVE; this comes from the exons ATGTCCGGTCGCGGAAAACAGGGCGGCAAAGTACGAGCAAAGGCCAAATCCCGCTCTTCCCGCGCGGGCCTGCAGTTCCCGGTGGGCCGAGTGCACAGACTGCTGCGCAAAGGAAACTACGCGGAGCGAGTGGGCGCCGGGGCGCCGGTGTATCTGGCGGCGGTGCTGGAGTACCTGACAGCGGAGATCCTGGAGCTGGCTGGCAATGCCGCGCGTGACAACAAGAAGACCAGGATAATTCCCCGCCACCTGCAGCTCGCCATCCGCAACGACGAAGAGTTAAACAAGCTGCTGGGCAAAGTGACCATCGCTCAGGGCGGCGTCCTGCCCAACATCCAGGCCGTGCTGCTGCCCAAGAAGACGGAGA TTTGTGGGCACTCAGGACCAAGTTCTGGGAAGAGAACGTCGGATCGAGCTGGGCTTGGGGCAGGAAGTGTCTCCGgccatatttttcaaaaagtggAGTAA
- the WBP11 gene encoding WW domain-binding protein 11: protein MGRRSTSSTKSGKFMNPTDQARKEARKRELKKNKKQRMMVRAAVLKMKDPKQIIRDMEKLDEMEFNPVQQPQLNEKVLKDKRKKLRETFERILRLYEKENPDIYKELRKLEVEYEQKRAQLSQYFDAVKNAQHVEVESIPLPDMPHAPSNILIQDIPLPGAQPPSILKKTSAYGPPTRAVSILPLLGHGVPRLPPGRKPPGPPPGPPPPQVVQMYGRKVGFALDLPPRRRDEDMLYSPELAQRGHDDDISSTSEDDGYPEDMDQDKHDDSTDDSDTDKSDGESDGDEFVHRDDGERDNNEEKKSGLSVRFADMPGKSRKKKKNMKELTPLQAMMLRMAGQEIPEEGREVEEFSEDDDEDDSDDSEAEKQSQKQHKEESHSDGASTASSQQQAPPQSVPPSQIQAPPMPGPPPLGPPPAPPLRPPGPPTGLPPGPPPGAPPFLRPPGMPGLRGPLPRLLPPGPPPGRPPGPPPGPPPGLPPGPPPRGPPPRLPPPAPPGIPPPRPGMMRPPLVPPLGPAPPGLFPPAPLPNPGVLSAPPNLIQRPKADDTSAATIEKKATATISAKPQITNPKAEITRFVPTALRVRRENKGATAAPQRKSEDDSAVPLAKAAPKSGPSVPVSVQTKDDVYEAFMKEMEGLL from the exons ATGGGACGGAGATCTACATCATCCACCAAGAGTGGAAAATTTATGAACCCCACAGACCAAGCCC GAAAGGAAGCCCGGAAGAGAGAATTAAAGAAG aacAAAAAACAGCGCATGATGGTTCGAGCTGCAGTTTTAAAGATGAAGGATCCAAAACAGATAATCCGAGACATGGAGAAACTAGATGAAATGG AGTTTAACCCAGTGCAACAGCCACAATTAAATGAGAAAGTACTGAAAGACAAGCGTAAAAAGCTGCGTGAAACCTTCGAACGTATTCTACGACTCTATGAAAAAGAGAATCCAGATATTTACAAAGAATTGAGAAAGCTAGAAGTAGAATATGAACAGAAGAGGGCTCAACTTAGCCAATATTTTGATGCTGTCAAG AATGCTCAGCATGTGGAAGTGGAGAGTATTCCTTTGCCGGATATGCCACATGCTCCTTCCAACATTTTGATCCAGGACATTCCACTTCCTGGTGCCCAGCCACCCTCTATACTAAAGAAAACCTCAGCCTATGG GCCTCCAACTCGGGCAGTTTCTATCCTTCCTCTTCTTGGACATGGTGTTCCACGTTTGCCCCCTGGCAGAAAACCTCCTGGCCCTCCCCCTGGTCCACCTCCTCCTCAAGTCGTGCAGATGTATGGCCGTAAAGTGGGTTTTGCCCTAGATCTTCCCCCTCGTAGGCGAGATGAAGACATGTTATATAGTCCTGAACTTG CCCAGCGAGGTCATGATGATGATATTTCTAGCACCAGTGAAGATGATGGCTATCCTGAGGACATGGATCAAGATAAGCATGATGACAGTACTGATGACAGTGACACCGACAAATCAGATGGAGAAAGTGACGGGGATGAATTTGTGCACCGTGATGATGGTGAGAGAGacaacaatgaagaaaagaagtcag GTCTGAGTGTACGGTTTGCAGATATGCCTGgaaaatcaaggaagaaaaagaagaacatgaAGGAACTGACTCCTCTTCAAGCCATGATGCTTCGTATGGCAG gtCAAGAAATCCCTGAGGAGGGACGGGAAGTAGAGGAATTTTCAGAGGACGATGATGAAGATGATTCTGATGACTCTGAAGCAGAAAAGCAATCACAAAAACAGCATAAAGAGGAATCCCATTCTGATGGCGCATCCACTGCTTCTTCACAGCAGCAGGCTCCGCCGCAGTCTGTTCCTCCTTCTCAGATACAAGCACCTCCCATGCCAGGACCACCACCTCTTGGACCACCACCTGCTCCACCATTACGGCCTCCTGGGCCACCTACAGGCCTCCCTCCTGGTCCACCTCCAG GAGCTCCTCCATTCCTGAGACCACCTGGAATGCCAGGACTCCGAGGGCCCTTACCCCGACTTTTACCTCCAGGACCACCACCAGGCCGACCCCCTGGCCCTCCCCCAGGTCCACCTCCAGGTCTGCCTCCTGGTCCCCCTCCTCGGGGACCCCCACCAAGGCTACCTCCCCCTGCACCTCCAG gtATTCCTCCACCTCGTCCTGGCATGATGCGCCCACCTTTGGTGCCTCCCCTTGGACCTGCCCCCCCTGGGCTTTTCCCACCAGCTCCCTTGCCGAACCCTGGGGTTTTAAGTGCCCCACCCAACTTGATTCAGCGACCTAAGGCGGATGATACGAGTGCAGCCACCATTGAGAAGAAAGCCACAGCAACCATCAGTGCCAAGCCACAGATCACTAATCCCAAGGCAGAGATTACTCGATTTGTGCCCACTGCACTGAGAGTACGTCGGGAAAATAAAGGGGCTACTGCTGCTCCCCAGAGAAAGTCAGAGGATGATTCTGCTGTGCCTCTTGCCAAAGCAGCACCCAAATCTGGTCCTTCTGTTCCTGTCTCAGTACAAACTAAGGATGATGTCTATGAGGCTTTCATGAAAGAGATGGAAGGGCTACTGTGA